One Tamlana carrageenivorans genomic region harbors:
- a CDS encoding IS4 family transposase, whose product MNKSKNFSGHPIIKQVLNFILPKDVHRTAKKHNSDRYTKKFTTYEHLATMVFTVISGCSSLREVSSIMLACEGKINHLGLTDFPKRSTLSDANRRRSSEVFADIYHLLYKRYHRFLSDSRPLEPAVKNLKIVDSSTIPLFSDILKGVGRNPLNGKKKGGIKMHTMINAMEDVPCLIKFSSAATHDHTFLKDLELKKGSYVVFDKGYVDYEQYQKWTLEDVYFVTRQKDNARYTSLEEFDISNKVDDAVLKDEKIGLTDKNGNAFSLRRIAFWHEKHQKVYEFITNNYDLDADKIADIYKNRWQIETMFKRLKQNFPLKYFLGDNQNAIEIQIWVSLIIQLIMLVIQRKAQRNWAYSNMMSVIRYHLMTYIDLFKFLKNPEANWEEITTKNIGQLSLFDP is encoded by the coding sequence ATGAATAAAAGTAAAAACTTTAGCGGACACCCCATAATCAAACAGGTATTAAATTTCATTTTGCCCAAAGATGTTCATCGGACAGCCAAAAAGCACAACAGCGATCGCTATACCAAAAAGTTTACCACCTATGAGCATTTGGCCACTATGGTATTTACCGTGATCAGTGGCTGTAGCTCACTTCGTGAGGTTTCCAGTATTATGCTTGCCTGCGAGGGAAAGATCAACCATCTAGGACTCACGGACTTTCCAAAACGCAGTACCTTGTCAGATGCTAACAGGAGAAGAAGCTCTGAAGTATTTGCCGATATTTATCATTTACTCTACAAACGTTACCATCGCTTTTTATCGGACAGCAGACCCTTAGAACCTGCAGTGAAGAACCTTAAAATCGTTGATTCCTCGACCATCCCCCTATTTAGCGACATTCTTAAAGGTGTAGGAAGGAACCCGCTCAACGGCAAAAAGAAAGGAGGTATCAAGATGCATACTATGATAAACGCCATGGAAGACGTTCCTTGTCTGATTAAGTTTTCAAGCGCGGCCACGCACGACCACACCTTTTTAAAAGACCTGGAACTCAAGAAGGGCTCTTATGTGGTTTTTGACAAAGGGTATGTGGATTATGAGCAATACCAAAAATGGACACTGGAAGATGTTTACTTTGTGACTCGGCAAAAGGACAATGCTCGCTATACAAGCCTTGAAGAGTTTGATATCTCCAATAAAGTGGACGATGCTGTCCTAAAGGACGAAAAAATAGGGCTTACGGACAAAAACGGCAACGCTTTTTCCCTGAGGAGAATCGCTTTTTGGCACGAAAAGCACCAAAAAGTTTATGAGTTCATCACTAATAATTATGATCTTGATGCAGACAAAATAGCCGACATCTATAAAAATAGGTGGCAGATTGAGACGATGTTCAAGCGGCTTAAACAGAACTTTCCGCTAAAGTATTTTTTGGGAGACAATCAAAATGCCATCGAAATACAAATCTGGGTCAGTTTGATAATCCAGCTCATTATGCTTGTGATCCAAAGAAAAGCCCAAAGAAACTGGGCTTATTCCAATATGATGTCCGTCATACGATACCATTTGATGACATATATCGATTTGTTCAAATTCCTGAAAAACCCAGAAGCTAATTGGGAAGAGATTACAACCAAAAACATTGGGCAATTAAGCCTTTTTGACCCATAA
- a CDS encoding CopD family protein — protein MEYYNYIKSFHLIFVITWFAGLFYIPRLFVYQIEAFHKPSPDKEILGKQLKLMAKRLWYIITWPSAILATVFAIWLLVLQPYWLEQPWMQVKLAFVLLLFVYHFKTHQYYKQLQLDLVKKTSNFMRMWNEGATFILFAVVFLVVLKNAINWIWGLIGIIVLGILVMIGFKVYKRIREKNPNA, from the coding sequence ATGGAATATTACAATTATATAAAATCCTTTCACCTTATTTTCGTTATCACTTGGTTTGCGGGTCTGTTTTATATCCCACGATTATTTGTGTATCAAATAGAGGCTTTTCATAAACCGTCTCCAGATAAAGAAATTCTGGGCAAACAGCTAAAACTTATGGCTAAACGCCTTTGGTACATTATTACTTGGCCTTCGGCGATATTAGCTACTGTTTTTGCAATTTGGTTACTTGTTTTACAACCGTATTGGCTAGAGCAACCATGGATGCAGGTTAAGTTAGCCTTTGTACTATTGCTTTTTGTGTATCATTTTAAAACGCATCAGTACTATAAGCAGCTGCAATTGGACCTGGTAAAAAAAACATCAAACTTTATGCGCATGTGGAATGAAGGTGCTACTTTTATTCTATTTGCCGTAGTATTTTTAGTGGTATTAAAAAATGCTATTAATTGGATTTGGGGACTTATTGGAATCATTGTGCTAGGTATTCTTGTTATGATTGGCTTTAAGGTTTATAAACGTATTCGTGAAAAGAATCCTAATGCTTAA
- a CDS encoding IS982 family transposase, translated as MLEVLRKISKEQLLSYQRRQPKLSDLELISLSLTAEFMGIDSENDLFRKLPDSLLSKIERSVYNRRRRKLVNKLNSIRLSLASHFNEFEDYFVVDSMPLEVCKLSRSSRSKICKENTYAFPDKGYCAAQSSNYYGYKLHAVCSVNGVFQSIDLSPASVHDINYLKDIKMQISDCTLIGDKGYLSAEIQLNLFETCNITLNTPMRSNQKNYKVQPYVFRKKRKRIETLFSQLCDQFMIRRNYAKTFEGFKTRIVAKITALTTIQYINKFIFGRNINNIKISII; from the coding sequence ATATTGGAAGTATTAAGAAAAATATCGAAAGAACAACTTTTAAGTTATCAAAGACGACAACCAAAGCTTAGTGATTTAGAACTTATCAGCTTGAGTCTTACTGCCGAATTTATGGGAATAGATAGTGAAAATGACCTTTTTAGAAAACTTCCAGATTCCCTATTATCAAAAATAGAGAGAAGTGTCTACAATAGAAGAAGACGAAAACTAGTTAATAAGCTCAACAGTATCAGGTTAAGCTTAGCTTCCCATTTTAATGAATTTGAAGATTATTTTGTAGTAGATAGTATGCCTTTAGAAGTTTGTAAATTATCACGCAGTTCTCGTTCAAAGATTTGTAAAGAAAACACTTATGCATTTCCAGATAAAGGTTATTGTGCAGCTCAAAGTTCTAATTATTACGGTTATAAACTGCACGCTGTTTGTTCTGTAAATGGTGTCTTTCAAAGTATCGATTTGAGTCCAGCATCTGTACACGATATTAATTATCTTAAAGATATTAAGATGCAAATAAGCGATTGTACATTAATTGGTGATAAAGGCTATTTATCAGCAGAAATACAGCTTAACTTGTTTGAAACCTGTAATATAACGCTAAATACACCTATGAGAAGCAATCAAAAAAATTACAAAGTACAGCCTTATGTATTTAGAAAAAAGAGGAAAAGGATAGAAACATTATTTTCACAACTTTGTGACCAATTTATGATAAGACGCAATTATGCTAAAACTTTTGAAGGTTTTAAAACAAGAATCGTAGCTAAGATAACTGCTTTAACAACTATTCAGTATATCAATAAGTTTATTTTTGGGAGAAACATTAATAATATTAAAATTAGCATTATTTAA
- a CDS encoding ISAon1 family transposase N-terminal region protein produces the protein MEISKDLLSLLLPDFLVAHFSFKSSSSTEDKLRLYFEEKNIVPNSFKTRKVESKGFHKEIIIEDFPLRGKLVYLHLKRRRWRDVDTKETLQRDWNNVAKGTRMTTEFAAFLKEINR, from the coding sequence GTGGAAATTTCTAAAGATTTATTATCCTTATTACTACCTGATTTTCTGGTAGCTCATTTTAGTTTTAAAAGTAGTTCTTCAACAGAAGATAAACTTCGGTTGTATTTCGAAGAGAAGAACATTGTCCCAAATAGTTTTAAAACACGTAAAGTAGAATCTAAAGGTTTTCATAAAGAAATAATTATCGAGGATTTTCCACTTAGAGGGAAACTAGTTTATCTGCATTTAAAGCGCCGCAGATGGCGTGATGTAGACACAAAAGAAACCCTGCAAAGAGACTGGAATAATGTAGCAAAAGGCACTCGTATGACCACCGAGTTTGCCGCTTTTTTAAAAGAAATTAATCGATAA
- a CDS encoding ISAon1 family transposase has product MANLYGLDGKKLQRQYRDYLSEFKDWEYLEQSTKWLVYPQNIGKRLSIDEIALSQGELYTVVTNKKAKGRAGSIVAIISGTKSEEVIKYLKKIPEGKRRLVEEITLDMAGSMKLIAKKSFPRAVQVIDRFHVQQLASDAVQDIRVKYRWQALELENEAIKTAKNNNYQYRAEVFSNGDTRKQLLARSRYLLFKSPDKWTSSQKERAGILFMQYPMIKEAYDLSNQLRVIYNTCTDKNIAMTKLALWYNQIENSGFKSFRVVMNTISLNYRGILNYFDNRITNAAAESFNAKIKAFRQQLRGVRNKEFFLFRLAQIYA; this is encoded by the coding sequence ATAGCTAATTTGTATGGTTTAGATGGTAAAAAGCTACAGCGCCAATATCGAGATTATTTAAGTGAATTTAAAGATTGGGAATACCTTGAGCAATCCACCAAATGGTTAGTCTACCCTCAAAATATTGGCAAACGATTATCTATAGATGAAATAGCACTTTCACAAGGAGAGTTATACACCGTAGTAACCAATAAAAAAGCCAAAGGTAGAGCAGGTTCTATTGTAGCTATTATTTCAGGAACTAAGTCTGAAGAGGTTATTAAATATCTTAAAAAGATACCTGAAGGCAAGCGGAGGTTGGTAGAAGAAATAACCTTAGATATGGCCGGTAGCATGAAACTAATTGCAAAGAAGAGCTTCCCAAGAGCCGTGCAAGTCATTGATCGCTTTCATGTACAACAACTAGCTTCTGATGCTGTACAAGACATTAGAGTAAAATACCGCTGGCAAGCTCTAGAACTAGAAAATGAGGCTATCAAGACAGCTAAAAATAATAACTACCAGTATCGAGCAGAAGTATTTAGTAACGGGGATACGCGCAAACAACTGCTAGCACGAAGTAGGTATCTTCTATTCAAAAGTCCTGACAAATGGACTAGTTCCCAAAAGGAAAGGGCAGGAATTTTATTCATGCAATACCCTATGATAAAGGAAGCTTATGACTTGTCAAACCAGCTAAGAGTAATTTATAATACTTGTACAGACAAAAATATAGCAATGACTAAATTGGCACTTTGGTACAATCAAATTGAAAATAGTGGCTTTAAAAGCTTTAGAGTTGTTATGAACACAATCTCCCTAAATTACAGGGGAATATTAAACTATTTTGACAACAGAATTACCAATGCGGCCGCTGAATCTTTTAATGCAAAGATCAAAGCCTTTAGACAACAACTTAGAGGTGTGAGAAATAAGGAATTCTTCCTCTTTAGATTAGCACAAATTTATGCCTAG
- the hemH gene encoding ferrochelatase — MKKGVLLVNLGSPDSPEPQDVKKYLGEFLMDERVIDIPYLARTALVKGIILKTRPKASAAAYKKIWWDEGSPLIVISERLQKGIQKQVDVPVALAMRYGSMTIKKGLQKLVDQGVEEVLLFPLYPQFAMATTETITVLAEELRQASFPHLKIESVPAFYNKPDYIEVLSNSVKKHLEGKQIDHLLFSYHGVPERHIRKSDVTKSHCKMDGSCCATPSKAHEFCYRHQCLEVTRLVAEKLNLQAGTFSTSFQSRLGFDPWLLPYTDRTIERLGKNGIKNMAIVTPAFVSDCLETLEEIAMEGQEIFHEMGGKEFTTIPCLNDDKPFVDLLSHWINTWVTS; from the coding sequence ATGAAAAAAGGCGTATTACTTGTAAATTTAGGTTCTCCAGATAGTCCAGAGCCTCAAGATGTAAAAAAATATTTAGGTGAGTTTTTAATGGACGAGCGGGTTATAGATATCCCTTATTTGGCTAGAACAGCTCTAGTAAAAGGAATTATTTTAAAAACACGTCCTAAAGCATCGGCAGCAGCCTATAAAAAAATATGGTGGGATGAAGGATCGCCCTTAATCGTAATTTCTGAAAGGCTTCAAAAAGGCATTCAGAAACAGGTAGATGTCCCTGTAGCATTAGCCATGCGTTATGGGAGTATGACTATTAAAAAAGGATTGCAAAAGTTAGTAGATCAAGGTGTTGAGGAAGTTTTGCTTTTTCCATTATACCCCCAGTTTGCCATGGCCACCACCGAAACCATTACGGTTTTAGCTGAAGAACTTCGTCAGGCATCTTTTCCTCATTTAAAAATAGAATCTGTTCCAGCATTTTACAACAAACCTGATTATATTGAAGTCTTATCCAATTCTGTAAAAAAACACTTGGAAGGAAAGCAAATCGATCATTTATTGTTTTCGTATCACGGTGTTCCAGAGCGTCATATTCGAAAAAGTGATGTCACCAAATCACATTGTAAAATGGATGGGAGTTGTTGTGCTACCCCAAGTAAAGCGCATGAGTTTTGCTACCGACACCAATGCCTTGAGGTTACTCGTTTAGTTGCCGAAAAACTTAATTTGCAAGCAGGTACATTTTCAACCTCCTTTCAATCGCGTTTAGGTTTCGATCCTTGGTTGTTACCGTATACCGATAGAACTATTGAGCGTTTAGGGAAAAATGGTATTAAAAATATGGCCATAGTTACGCCTGCGTTTGTTAGTGATTGTTTAGAAACGCTTGAAGAAATTGCCATGGAGGGTCAAGAAATTTTTCATGAAATGGGAGGAAAAGAATTTACAACCATCCCTTGTTTGAACGACGATAAACCTTTTGTAGATTTATTGTCTCATTGGATCAACACATGGGTGACTTCATAA
- a CDS encoding MATE family efflux transporter, with protein MAKISSQDLGSQPIGKLLIRQAVPAAIGILVMSLNILVDTIFVGHWIGVTAIAAINVVLPVSFFIGALGMAIGIGGASIISRALGASNHKKALKTFGNQITLTLLLCCSFVFIGLLYQDEIIPAFGGKGAIFEPAKIYYRIVLYGVPILALSMMGNNVIRAEGKPKFGMYAMMIPSVSNLLLDYIFIYLLDLGMEGAAWATTLSYGFCFAFILWFFLSKHSELKLKFSHFGLHYNTVKEIGTLGFVTLARQAVVSVTYLFMNNILYELGGVNSVTSYAIVGRMLMFAMFPVLGVTQGFLPIAGFNYGAQQYDRVKKTIYIAIKYASLLATLVFIVLTTFPDGITKMFTSDAEVIKETPTAIRWVFAATPIIALQLIGAAYFQAIGKARPALLLTLTRQGFFFIPLIFILPKFYGELGVWISFPIADVLATIVTAYFLNREIVKTLNPITS; from the coding sequence ATGGCGAAAATATCATCTCAAGATTTAGGGTCTCAGCCTATTGGAAAGCTTTTAATAAGACAAGCGGTTCCAGCGGCCATAGGAATTTTGGTGATGTCTTTAAATATATTAGTGGATACCATTTTTGTGGGTCATTGGATTGGTGTAACGGCCATTGCAGCGATAAATGTCGTGCTTCCAGTGTCTTTCTTTATTGGTGCTTTGGGAATGGCGATTGGTATAGGGGGAGCGTCTATAATCTCTCGAGCACTAGGCGCTTCAAACCATAAAAAAGCCCTTAAAACTTTTGGTAATCAAATTACTTTAACCTTATTATTGTGTTGTTCCTTTGTTTTTATAGGCTTACTTTATCAAGATGAGATTATACCGGCCTTTGGAGGTAAAGGTGCTATTTTTGAGCCAGCAAAAATTTATTATCGTATTGTACTTTACGGTGTTCCTATTCTGGCTTTAAGCATGATGGGAAATAATGTTATTAGGGCTGAAGGAAAACCAAAGTTTGGTATGTATGCCATGATGATTCCATCGGTGAGTAACTTGCTTTTAGATTATATATTTATATATTTATTAGACCTTGGAATGGAGGGTGCTGCTTGGGCTACTACCCTTTCTTACGGCTTTTGTTTCGCATTTATTCTTTGGTTCTTTTTATCTAAACATTCCGAATTAAAATTAAAGTTTTCGCATTTTGGTTTGCACTATAATACCGTAAAGGAAATTGGAACTTTAGGATTTGTAACCTTAGCCAGGCAAGCCGTTGTAAGTGTTACTTATTTGTTTATGAATAATATTTTATATGAATTGGGAGGTGTAAATTCGGTAACCTCCTATGCCATTGTTGGGCGCATGCTCATGTTTGCTATGTTCCCAGTTTTAGGGGTTACTCAAGGGTTTTTACCTATTGCAGGCTTTAACTATGGGGCACAACAATACGATCGCGTAAAAAAAACCATTTATATCGCTATAAAATATGCATCGCTTTTAGCGACTTTGGTGTTTATAGTATTAACGACTTTTCCAGATGGTATCACTAAAATGTTTACTAGTGATGCCGAGGTTATTAAAGAAACACCCACAGCTATACGTTGGGTATTTGCTGCAACACCTATAATTGCACTGCAGCTTATTGGCGCAGCTTATTTTCAAGCTATAGGAAAGGCTCGGCCTGCGTTGTTATTAACCTTAACGCGGCAGGGATTTTTCTTTATTCCGCTTATTTTTATTTTGCCAAAATTTTATGGTGAATTAGGGGTTTGGATTTCTTTTCCCATAGCCGATGTATTAGCAACAATTGTTACTGCTTATTTTTTAAATAGGGAAATTGTAAAAACTTTAAATCCGATCACATCATAA
- a CDS encoding outer membrane beta-barrel protein: MAEKKHIDRLFQEHFKDFEATPSEAVWKNIAAKLNTEEETKRRIIPIWWRYAGVAALLLLFVGIGSFLLQDNNSATIQVVDTNDDLIENASEVLKNTINNTHEQAPSVVHSNSENDRTETSEQTSNTNENTATSVASKNSEKQNKYIVKTTTSFASNKSKNTTPSEVQPIEKTPSDSPSTKSAIASSAEKQDKHSEPILINKEAARKHIAHVSKNNQAIAEVNNKANKKNTLTIEEAMAESKGEIAHAKPESKWSVTPNVAPVYFNSLGEGSSIDQQFNNNQKTGDVNMSYGISTSYAVNNRIKIRSGINKVNLGYNTNNVVVYESRGSGVSALQNVKSSTPNLSVASAENNQSFPQTISTTNVSIHQTFDYIEIPLEIQYALSQNRFGVHVIGGFSSLFLSDNGIYSEGENGSNTFLGEANNINNTSYSANVGLGLNYKFSKKFDLNLEPMFKYQFNTFDNTSGNFTPFFIGVYTGFSFKF; encoded by the coding sequence ATGGCTGAGAAGAAACATATAGACCGGTTATTCCAAGAGCACTTTAAAGATTTTGAAGCGACTCCTAGCGAAGCCGTTTGGAAAAACATAGCGGCTAAACTGAATACCGAAGAAGAAACAAAACGTCGCATCATTCCTATTTGGTGGCGCTATGCTGGTGTGGCTGCCTTACTATTACTTTTTGTTGGCATTGGCAGCTTTTTATTACAAGACAACAACAGCGCAACCATTCAAGTGGTAGACACCAACGATGACCTGATTGAAAATGCTTCAGAAGTATTAAAAAACACTATAAATAACACCCATGAACAAGCACCTTCGGTAGTACATTCAAATTCTGAAAACGACCGTACAGAAACTTCTGAACAGACTTCAAACACCAATGAAAACACCGCAACTTCAGTAGCTTCAAAAAATTCAGAAAAACAAAACAAGTATATTGTAAAAACGACAACAAGTTTCGCAAGTAACAAATCGAAAAACACGACGCCTTCCGAAGTACAACCTATTGAAAAAACGCCTTCGGATAGCCCTAGTACTAAATCGGCTATAGCATCATCTGCTGAAAAACAAGACAAACACAGCGAGCCTATTTTAATTAACAAAGAAGCGGCTAGAAAACATATAGCTCATGTGTCTAAAAACAATCAGGCCATTGCAGAAGTTAACAACAAAGCTAATAAGAAAAACACCCTTACCATTGAGGAAGCCATGGCTGAAAGCAAGGGGGAAATAGCTCATGCCAAACCTGAAAGCAAATGGAGTGTTACGCCAAATGTGGCGCCGGTTTATTTTAACAGTTTAGGTGAAGGCTCGTCTATAGACCAACAGTTTAACAATAACCAAAAAACGGGCGATGTAAACATGAGTTATGGTATTTCTACAAGTTATGCTGTAAATAACCGCATTAAAATTCGTTCTGGAATTAATAAAGTCAATTTAGGCTATAACACTAATAACGTTGTGGTTTACGAATCTAGAGGCTCGGGCGTGAGTGCTTTACAAAATGTAAAAAGTTCAACGCCAAATCTATCGGTTGCCAGTGCCGAAAACAACCAAAGTTTCCCACAAACAATATCGACTACCAATGTTTCCATTCATCAAACATTCGATTATATAGAAATTCCTTTAGAAATTCAATATGCCCTATCTCAAAACCGTTTTGGAGTTCATGTTATTGGTGGTTTTAGCTCCTTATTTTTAAGTGACAATGGCATTTATTCTGAAGGCGAAAATGGTTCGAATACTTTTTTAGGCGAAGCCAATAATATTAATAACACGAGTTATAGTGCCAACGTGGGTCTGGGTTTAAATTACAAGTTTTCGAAGAAGTTTGACTTAAATTTAGAACCGATGTTCAAATACCAATTCAATACGTTTGATAACACTTCTGGGAATTTTACACCATTCTTTATTGGCGTTTATACAGGGTTTTCATTTAAGTTTTAG
- a CDS encoding enoyl-CoA hydratase/isomerase family protein, whose translation MSYKTIILNKSVAISTIVINRPNKLNALNKETISELHEAIKTADADKQTKVIIITGSGEKAFVAGADISEFANFTALEGKELAAKGHAELFDFIENLSTPVIAAVNGFALGGGLELAMACHFRVASNNAKLGLPETSLGLIPGYGGTQRLPQLIGKGRALEMIMTAGMIDAAQALNYGLVNHVVPQEDLLTFIEKIAHKITGNSSVAISTAIEAVNANFKSGVNGFQVEIQGFGDCFGTADFKEGTKAFLEKRKTNFPGK comes from the coding sequence ATGAGTTACAAAACCATCATATTAAATAAATCGGTTGCGATTAGTACAATAGTTATTAATCGTCCGAATAAATTAAATGCCCTAAACAAAGAAACCATTTCCGAATTGCACGAAGCGATAAAAACGGCCGATGCTGATAAACAAACTAAAGTAATTATTATAACAGGAAGTGGTGAAAAGGCCTTTGTTGCGGGTGCCGATATAAGTGAGTTTGCAAATTTTACGGCGTTAGAAGGTAAAGAACTGGCTGCGAAAGGTCATGCCGAATTGTTTGATTTTATTGAAAATTTATCTACCCCGGTAATCGCTGCTGTAAATGGTTTTGCTTTGGGAGGTGGATTGGAACTCGCTATGGCTTGTCATTTTCGAGTGGCTAGTAATAATGCGAAACTGGGACTTCCTGAAACCTCTCTAGGACTTATTCCTGGCTATGGAGGTACACAGCGCTTACCCCAATTAATTGGCAAAGGTCGTGCCCTAGAAATGATCATGACCGCGGGAATGATTGATGCTGCTCAGGCCTTAAATTATGGTCTTGTAAATCATGTTGTACCTCAAGAAGATTTATTGACTTTTATAGAAAAGATAGCTCATAAAATAACAGGAAATTCTAGTGTGGCTATAAGTACGGCTATCGAGGCTGTCAATGCTAATTTTAAATCTGGCGTTAATGGTTTTCAGGTAGAAATACAAGGTTTTGGTGATTGCTTTGGAACCGCCGATTTTAAAGAAGGTACTAAGGCTTTTCTAGAAAAGCGCAAAACTAATTTTCCTGGTAAATAA
- a CDS encoding RNA polymerase sigma factor, producing MSLELLIEKCKAKNTIAQGELYKLYSNKLFAISLKYSRNRAEAEDNLQDAFLTIFNKIEQYKNKGSFEGWLKRITVNTVLQRYRTEKVFELVNESAIEDVEVEIDEDAVSIDYLLQIIQELPDRYRLVFNLYVLDGYSHKEIADMLNINVGTSKSNLARARMILKSTIEDYHNTEHLHSL from the coding sequence TTGAGTTTAGAATTGCTCATAGAAAAATGTAAAGCTAAAAATACCATAGCCCAAGGCGAATTATACAAGTTGTATTCCAACAAGTTATTCGCCATAAGCTTGAAGTATTCGAGAAATCGTGCAGAAGCGGAAGATAATCTGCAAGATGCCTTTTTAACCATTTTTAATAAAATAGAACAGTACAAAAATAAAGGCTCGTTTGAAGGTTGGTTAAAACGTATTACTGTAAATACCGTTTTACAACGCTACCGTACCGAAAAAGTGTTTGAACTTGTAAACGAAAGCGCTATAGAAGATGTTGAGGTAGAGATTGATGAGGACGCAGTTTCCATCGATTATCTATTACAAATTATTCAAGAATTACCCGATCGATACCGTCTGGTTTTTAACCTTTACGTTTTAGATGGCTATTCACATAAAGAAATAGCAGACATGTTGAATATAAACGTGGGCACCTCAAAATCAAACCTAGCCAGAGCTAGGATGATTTTAAAGTCGACGATTGAAGATTATCATAACACAGAACATTTACATTCATTATAA
- a CDS encoding sensor histidine kinase, which produces MILLVLLGSVLISVVAIKQYKQQSEDYHNDRLYAKEHSISTHLKRVLNGRNNTWEVKTENIPIIFKEEIYNIADIHKLQINLYDLDGSLLISSKAGFRNNVADKCIKTEVLNAISNTAVHRYVDKHKENGETFLSSYTYLTDQKSKALAILNLPYLENDDFLTKELEAFLTRMAYAFSFVLFMAIGLAFLLSKFITKSLKTISDKINATRLERLNEKIVIDDTSEEITTLVNSYNSMIDELEESAIQLAKSEREQAWREMAKQVAHEIKNPLTPMRLTVQDFQRKFNPEDDNIYLKVDEYTKTLIQQIDTMSSIAAAFSNFAKMPAQQNENLNVVEIVKLALDIFNENYIVFASDRDHIIAKLDRTQLIRVVTNLVKNAIQAMSENNEPKILVNVSEVNNNVEISISDNGVGISEASKDMVFEPKFTTKTSGMGLGLAMVKNIVETYNGTISFVSEKGKGTIFKVTFPKAN; this is translated from the coding sequence ATGATTCTGCTTGTGCTGCTGGGCTCTGTGCTTATTTCAGTGGTAGCTATCAAACAATATAAACAACAGAGTGAAGATTACCACAACGACCGTTTATACGCTAAAGAGCATAGTATTAGTACGCATTTAAAGCGTGTGCTTAACGGAAGAAACAATACCTGGGAGGTTAAAACAGAGAATATTCCTATTATTTTTAAGGAAGAAATTTATAATATAGCCGATATTCATAAACTTCAAATTAATTTATACGATTTAGATGGTTCTTTGCTTATTTCTTCTAAAGCCGGTTTTAGAAATAATGTCGCAGATAAATGCATCAAAACCGAGGTTTTAAATGCCATCTCCAATACCGCCGTACATCGGTATGTAGATAAACATAAGGAAAATGGCGAAACCTTTTTGTCTTCTTACACCTACCTAACCGATCAAAAATCCAAGGCTTTAGCGATTCTAAATTTACCCTATTTAGAAAACGATGATTTTTTAACCAAAGAACTCGAAGCTTTCCTAACCAGAATGGCTTATGCTTTTTCTTTTGTGCTTTTTATGGCTATTGGATTGGCGTTTTTACTATCTAAATTCATAACAAAATCTTTAAAAACTATTAGCGATAAAATTAACGCCACACGTTTAGAAAGGTTGAATGAGAAAATTGTTATAGATGATACCAGCGAAGAAATTACAACGCTTGTAAACTCCTATAATAGTATGATTGATGAACTTGAAGAAAGTGCCATTCAATTGGCTAAAAGTGAACGTGAACAAGCTTGGCGTGAAATGGCTAAACAGGTCGCTCATGAAATTAAAAATCCGTTAACACCCATGCGTTTGACGGTACAAGATTTTCAAAGAAAGTTTAATCCTGAAGATGATAATATCTATTTAAAAGTCGATGAATATACCAAAACTCTAATTCAACAAATTGACACGATGAGTTCTATTGCCGCGGCATTTTCAAATTTTGCAAAGATGCCAGCCCAACAGAATGAAAACTTAAATGTGGTTGAAATTGTAAAATTGGCTTTGGATATTTTTAATGAAAACTATATTGTTTTCGCTTCAGATCGTGATCACATTATTGCGAAATTAGATCGTACCCAATTAATACGTGTGGTCACGAATTTAGTTAAAAATGCCATCCAGGCCATGTCTGAAAATAATGAGCCAAAAATCCTTGTAAATGTTTCAGAGGTGAATAATAACGTGGAGATTTCGATCTCAGATAATGGTGTGGGGATTTCAGAAGCAAGTAAAGACATGGTCTTCGAACCAAAATTCACAACTAAAACAAGTGGTATGGGATTGGGGTTAGCCATGGTTAAAAATATAGTGGAAACTTATAATGGGACCATCTCATTTGTTTCAGAAAAAGGTAAAGGCACCATTTTTAAAGTGACTTTTCCAAAAGCTAATTAG